The Ovis aries strain OAR_USU_Benz2616 breed Rambouillet chromosome 6, ARS-UI_Ramb_v3.0, whole genome shotgun sequence genome includes a window with the following:
- the LOC101116231 gene encoding LOW QUALITY PROTEIN: transmembrane protease serine 11B (The sequence of the model RefSeq protein was modified relative to this genomic sequence to represent the inferred CDS: deleted 2 bases in 1 codon; substituted 3 bases at 3 genomic stop codons) — protein sequence MYRYDVSSQRRSWPLWRTILIFLGVVAILGLTIGLLVHFLAVEKTYYYQGDFHISGVTYNDNCEKAVSXASTYLNKDIETKMSDALQNSSVYKEYINSKVIKLLPDSNGSSVQLELTFKFPPAEQNSMRTKIKAILHQMLKDNMASWNVVPTSIIVTEISKNNVEVLTNNCCGRRLTDSITVGNQIEVNGENALMGAWPWQASMQWKGQHHCGASLISSRXLLSAAHCFARXENNPEDWTVNFGTVVNKPYMTWKVQNIIIHDNFSGPGIHDDIALVQLTEEVSFTKYVHKIFLPEAKMKLSANDSVVVTGWGTFYMNGPLPVILQQAFLKIIDKRVCNAPYALSGLVTDTMLCAGFMSGEADACQNDSGGPLAYPNSRNIWHLVGIVSAGEGCGKKNKPGVYTRVTAYHDWITSKTGL from the exons TGTATCTTCCCAGAGAAGATCTTGGCCATTATGGAGAACCATCCTTATTTTTCTTGGAGTCGTGGCAATCTTGGGATTAACTATTGGTCTCCTCGTCCATTTTCTGGCGGTTG AAAAGACTTACTATTACCAAGGTGATTTTCATATTTCTGGAGTCACATACAATGATAATTGTGAAAAAGCAGTTTCATAGGCCAGCACATATCTGAACAAAGATATTGAGACCAAG ATGTCTGATGCACTTCAAAATTCTAGTGTATACAAAGAATATATAAACTCAAAAGTCATCAAACTTCT TCCTGATTCCAATGGTTCAAGTGTACAGTTAGAGTTGACATTCAAGTTTCCTCCAGCAGAACAGAATAGCATGAGGACTAAAATCAAGGCTATCTTACATCAGATGTTGAAGGACAACatggcatcctggaatgtggttCCCACTTCCATTATAGTtacag aAATCAGCAAGAATAATGTTGAAGTGCTTACCAACAACT GTTGTGGGAGAAGACTGACTGACAGTATCACAGTAGGCAACCAAATTGAA GTGAACGGGGAAAATGCCCTGATGGGGGCCTGGCCATGGCAGGCAAGCATGCAGTGGAAAGGTCAACACCACTGTGGTGCCTCTCTGATCAGCAGCAGGTAGCTCCTATCTGCAGCTCACTGCTTTGCTAGGTAA GAAAATAATCCAGAAGATTGGACGGTTAACTTTGGAACTGTAGTAAATAAACCGTATATGACATGGAAAGTTCAAAACATTATTATTCATGACAATTTTAGTGGCCCTGGGATTCATGATGATATTGCCCTTGTACAGCTCACTGAAGAAGTCTCTTTTACAAAGTATGTTCATAAGATTTTTCTTCCTGAAGCCAAAATGAAACTCTCAGCAAATGACAGTGTTGTAGTTACAGGATGGGGAACATTTTATATGAATG GTCCTCTTCCAGTGATACTTCAGCAGGCCTTTTTGAAGATTATTGATAAGAGAGTTTGCAATGCTCCATATGCATTATCTGGCTTGGTGACTGATACAATGCTATGCGCTGGATTTATGTCAGGAGAAGCAGATGCCTGTCAG aatgaTTCTGGTGGACCACTAGCTTACCCCAACTCTAGGAACATCTGGCACCTTGTTGGAATAGTAAGCGCAGGAGAAGGGTGTGGTAAAAAGAATAAACCAGGTGTCTACACTCGAGTGACTGCTTATCATGACTGGATTACCTCTAAGACAGGACTCTGA